The Falco peregrinus isolate bFalPer1 chromosome 1, bFalPer1.pri, whole genome shotgun sequence genome has a window encoding:
- the CALHM3 gene encoding calcium homeostasis modulator protein 3, with amino-acid sequence MMDRFRMIFQYFQSNSESVMNGICGLLALASIKMYTCFDFSCPCLPHYNMAYGLGIMFVPPIALFLCGLILNRQSLVMLEEWRRPQGHRKKDLAVIRYMCSSILQRAMVAPVVWIIVTLLDGKCLICAFSSSVDPEKFVGFANASLVQVQEVLAKVPCKDDELMRNNTSRKAVSRYLRCWSQALGWSILLILIVAAFLTRWLRPCFNQATLLQARHWSNYIDIEQKIFEETCCEHSRLFAHKCILHFFKSMQQEIKLHSFSLPREGEGAEGEEDLQGITDQEQVNQLLKRWYYEKPPLNVSQATQRCPLG; translated from the exons ATGATGGACCGTTTCCGGATGATCTTCCAGTACTTCCAGTCCAACTCGGAGTCTGTAATGAATGGGATTTGTGGGCTGTTAGCCCTGGCTAGCATAAAGATGTATACCTGCTTTGACTTCAGCTGCCCCTGTCTGCCCCATTACAACATGGCATACGGCTTGGGGATCATGTTTGTACCCCCCATCGCCCTTTTCCTCTGCGGCCTCATCCTCAACAGACAGTCCCTGGTGATGCTGGAGGAGTGGAGGCGACCACAGGGGCACAGAAAGAAGGACCTAGCTGTCATCAG gTATATGTGTTCCTCCATCCTGCAGCGAGCCATGGTTGCCCCTGTTGTCTGGATCATAGTGACCCTCCTGGATGGCAAATGCCTGATCTGTGCTTTCAGCAGCTCCGTGGATCCTGAGAAGTTTGTGGGCTTTGCCAATGCCAGCCTGGTGCAGGTGCAGGAGGTGCTGGCCAAGGTGCCCTGCAAGGATGACGAGCTCATGAGGAACAACACATCCCGCAAGGCAGTGTCCAGGTACCTGCGCTGCTGGTCCCAG GCACTCGGCTGGAGCATTTTGTTGATCCTTATAGTAGCAGCTTTCCTCACCCGCTGGCTCAGACCTTGCTTCAACCAGGCCACCCTCCTGCAGGCACGTCACTGGAGCAACTACATTGACATCGAGCAAAAGATTTTTGAGGAAACCTGCTGTGAGCACAGCCGGCTCTTTGCTCATAAATGCATCCTCCACTTCTTCAAAAGCATGCAGCAAGAGATCAAACTGCACAGCTTCAGCTTGccaagggagggagagggggctGAGGGAGAGGAAGATCTCCAGGGCATCACAGATCAGGAGCAGGTGAATCAACTTCTGAAAAGGTGGTACTATGAGAAACCTCCCCTGAATGTCAGCCAAGCAACCCAGAGGTGTCCCCTGGGGTGA